A DNA window from Cydia splendana chromosome 24, ilCydSple1.2, whole genome shotgun sequence contains the following coding sequences:
- the LOC134802391 gene encoding translational regulator orb2 isoform X3: protein MINQHLVSNMAYYGKSPFFPGVEDAALASGGAAGSPSVPSDQAQDVVSRLSAAGLSMCVSALGSPARSSPVSAGSEHGERFSRKVFVGGLPPDIDEDEITSSFRRFGPLVVDWPHKAESKSYFPPKGYAFLLFQDESSVAALMEACITDDDKLYLCVSSPTIRDKPVQIRPWRLADADFVLDASMPLDPRKTVFVGGVPRPLKAAELAMIMDRLYGGVCYAGIDTDPELKYPKGAGRVAFSNQQSYIAAISARFVQLQHGDIDKRVEVKPYVLDDQMCDECAGARCGSKFAPFFCANVTCLQYYCEHCWATIHSRPGREFHKPLVKEGADRPRAVPFRWC from the exons GCAAGTCGCCGTTTTTCCCCGGCGTGGAGGACGCGGCGCTGGCGAGCGGCGGGGCCGCGGGCTCGCCCTCCGTGCCCTCCGACCAGGCGCAGGATGTCGTGTCGCGACTCAGCGCTGCCG GTCTTTCGATGTGCGTGTCGGCGCTGGGGTCGCCGGCGCGCTCGTCGCCGGTGTCGGCGGGCTCCGAGCACGGCGAGCGCTTCAGCCGCAAGGTGTTCGTTGGCGGCCTGCCGCCCGACATCGACGAGG ATGAGATCACCTCCTCTTTCCGGCGGTTCGGCCCGCTGGTGGTGGACTGGCCGCACAAGGCCGAGAGCAAGAGCTACTTCCCACCAAAGGGCTACGCGTTTCTACTGTTCCAG GACGAGAGCTCGGTCGCAGCACTGATGGAGGCTTGCATCACAGACGACGACAAGCTGTACCTCTGCGTGTCGTCGCCCACCATCCGCGACAAGCCAGTCCAGATCCGCCCGTGGCGGCTCGCCGACGCAGACTTCGTTCTGGACGCCTCCATGCCGCTGGATCCTAGGAAGACCGTCTTTGTTGGTGGGGTTCCTCGCCCGCTTAAAGCCG CCGAACTGGCGATGATTATGGACCGGCTGTACGGCGGCGTCTGCTACGCCGGCATCGACACCGACCCCGAACTCAAATACCCCAAG GGTGCGGGCCGCGTGGCGTTCTCCAACCAGCAGTCGTACATCGCGGCCATCTCCGCTCGCTTCGTGCAGCTGCAACACGGCGACATCGACAAGCGGGTCGAG GTGAAGCCGTACGTGCTGGACGACCAGATGTGCGACGAGTGCGCCGGCGCGCGCTGCGGCTCCAAGTTCGCGCCCTTCTTCTGCGCCAACGTCACCTGCCTCCAG TACTACTGCGAGCACTGCTGGGCGACCATCCACTCGCGGCCGGGGCGCGAGTTCCACAAGCCGCTCGTGAAGGAGGGCGCCGACCGCCCGCGCGCCGTGCCCTTCCGCTGGTGTTAG
- the LOC134802391 gene encoding translational regulator orb2 isoform X2 produces MSLHTIPALVTPFIRGPRFPYRKSKSPFFPGVEDAALASGGAAGSPSVPSDQAQDVVSRLSAAGLSMCVSALGSPARSSPVSAGSEHGERFSRKVFVGGLPPDIDEDEITSSFRRFGPLVVDWPHKAESKSYFPPKGYAFLLFQDESSVAALMEACITDDDKLYLCVSSPTIRDKPVQIRPWRLADADFVLDASMPLDPRKTVFVGGVPRPLKAAELAMIMDRLYGGVCYAGIDTDPELKYPKGAGRVAFSNQQSYIAAISARFVQLQHGDIDKRVEVKPYVLDDQMCDECAGARCGSKFAPFFCANVTCLQYYCEHCWATIHSRPGREFHKPLVKEGADRPRAVPFRWC; encoded by the exons GCAAGTCGCCGTTTTTCCCCGGCGTGGAGGACGCGGCGCTGGCGAGCGGCGGGGCCGCGGGCTCGCCCTCCGTGCCCTCCGACCAGGCGCAGGATGTCGTGTCGCGACTCAGCGCTGCCG GTCTTTCGATGTGCGTGTCGGCGCTGGGGTCGCCGGCGCGCTCGTCGCCGGTGTCGGCGGGCTCCGAGCACGGCGAGCGCTTCAGCCGCAAGGTGTTCGTTGGCGGCCTGCCGCCCGACATCGACGAGG ATGAGATCACCTCCTCTTTCCGGCGGTTCGGCCCGCTGGTGGTGGACTGGCCGCACAAGGCCGAGAGCAAGAGCTACTTCCCACCAAAGGGCTACGCGTTTCTACTGTTCCAG GACGAGAGCTCGGTCGCAGCACTGATGGAGGCTTGCATCACAGACGACGACAAGCTGTACCTCTGCGTGTCGTCGCCCACCATCCGCGACAAGCCAGTCCAGATCCGCCCGTGGCGGCTCGCCGACGCAGACTTCGTTCTGGACGCCTCCATGCCGCTGGATCCTAGGAAGACCGTCTTTGTTGGTGGGGTTCCTCGCCCGCTTAAAGCCG CCGAACTGGCGATGATTATGGACCGGCTGTACGGCGGCGTCTGCTACGCCGGCATCGACACCGACCCCGAACTCAAATACCCCAAG GGTGCGGGCCGCGTGGCGTTCTCCAACCAGCAGTCGTACATCGCGGCCATCTCCGCTCGCTTCGTGCAGCTGCAACACGGCGACATCGACAAGCGGGTCGAG GTGAAGCCGTACGTGCTGGACGACCAGATGTGCGACGAGTGCGCCGGCGCGCGCTGCGGCTCCAAGTTCGCGCCCTTCTTCTGCGCCAACGTCACCTGCCTCCAG TACTACTGCGAGCACTGCTGGGCGACCATCCACTCGCGGCCGGGGCGCGAGTTCCACAAGCCGCTCGTGAAGGAGGGCGCCGACCGCCCGCGCGCCGTGCCCTTCCGCTGGTGTTAG
- the LOC134802066 gene encoding zinc finger imprinted 3-like, with protein sequence MNKKPARTGPKIRITRAALRLKKSDDPPLFQPRAVDEHKYIYTCQYCRLKFTQNSQFFRHMTSNHETQQKQATFECNNCQVVFSKKANLDLHCQTHHQEKSKSRCESCSITFKSRHCLRRHLKLKQLMMENACLNCHKKFTNKDRLAKHVKNKHTFKNVTHQCDICSVKFKEKESLLNHLNRIHKKL encoded by the coding sequence ATGAATAAAAAGCCCGCCCGTACTGGTCCGAAAATAAGAATAACTCGAGCGGCGTTACGACTGAAAAAAAGCGACGATCCTCCGCTATTCCAGCCGAGGGCGGTCGACGAGCATAAATATATCTACACCTGCCAATATTGCAGATTAAAATTTACTCAGAATAGTCAGTTCTTCCGCCACATGACGTCGAATCACGAGACCCAGCAGAAACAGGCGACTTTCGAGTGCAATAACTGTCAAGTCGTGTTTTCTAAGAAAGCGAACTTGGACTTGCACTGCCAGACGCATCATCAGGAGAAGAGTAAGTCGAGATGCGAGTCTTGCTCTATAACATTTAAGTCCAGGCATTGTCTGCGAAGACATTTGAAGCTGAAGCAGCTTATGATGGAGAATGCTTGTTTAAACTGTCATAAAAAGTTTACAAATAAGGATCGGTTAGCGAAGCATGTTAAGAACAAGCATACGTTTAAAAACGTGACACATCAGTGTGATATCTGCTCCGTTAAGTTTAAGGAGAAGGAATCGCTGCTGAACCATCTGAACCGAATCCACAAGAAGTTATGA
- the LOC134802299 gene encoding juvenile hormone esterase-like — protein sequence MSIFSLVLFATSLAVAWGDEKYIISTKQGKVEGSLASNGLYCEFLGIRYGVPVKFKAPLEPPSFSDVYKADSRAVLCPQFPSNDPLAAPSDSEDCLVLNVFTPSPVTGLNTTLPVMVYLHGGGFGVGAGSPSFYGPQYLVSHGVVVVTLNYRLNAYGFLNLGIEGAPGNAGLKDIRQALRWIKENILNFGGDIDNVTVFGQGSGGTAALYLTLSESTKGLFHRVISESGTLFTPESFDHDPLATASQVAKSLEVISTDPEKLLKLYTDTAVMKVEEAIAKQMHPKSVFIPSVEKSFDGEEPFLTDTPFNILTTGKKHKSFNPVPVIIGLNTVEGLISTLDYNTITSQMDRIKNEDYSALDQRSLIVPKDEIEEFRNIMKETYFTNVTSDEALIGGLINCNSDFSYTGPMSLFSELYANSSGLPVYEFIFNYIGNRNLGRLLTNSSLPATANRDELFYIFELERLPLPMDENDARIVTFMTMMWTNFAKFGSPTPDPASGEWLPAPHHLEINLEPQYVAPLTPDRAYFWRAFFYKYGMGKTGE from the exons ATGAGCATATTCAGCTTAGTGCTTTTTGCCACCAGTTTAGCTGTGGCATGGGGGgatgaaaaatatataatttcgaCTAAGCAGGGTAAAGTGGAGGGTAGTTTAGCATCAAACGGATTGTACTGTGAGTTCCTGGGGATTAGATATGGCGTGCCTGTTAAATTTAAG GCACCACTGGAACCGCCTTCTTTCTCTGACGTGTACAAGGCGGACTCCCGCGCCGTCCTCTGCCCCCAGTTCCCCTCCAACGACCCCCTCGCGGCCCCCAGCGACAGCGAGGACTGTCTCGTCCTGAACGTCTTCACCCCCTCCCCTGTCACTGGCCTAAACACCACCCTACCTGTCATGGTGTACCTTCACGGCGGTGGCTTTGGAGTTGGTGCTGGTTCTCCATCCTTCTACGGACCTCAATACCTAGTGAGCCATGGAGTTGTAGTCGTCACTCTTAACTACAGACTTAATGCCTATGGTTTCCTCAATCTAGGCATAGAAGGTGCTCCAGGAAACGCTGGTTTAAAGGATATTAGACAGGCGTTAAGATGGATTAAGGAGAACATACTTAATTTCGGTGGGGATATCGATAATGTTACAGTTTTTGGACAAGGCAGCGGTGGAACTGCGGCTTTATACTTAACTCTTTCAGAGTCTACCAAAGGTCTGTTCCATAGAGTGATATCCGAGAGCGGTACGCTGTTCACACCGGAATCTTTTGACCATGACCCCTTAGCTACAGCCAGCCAAGTCGCAAAATCCTTAGAAGTAATTAGCACAGATCCGGAGAAATTACTCAAACTATACACTGACACGGCAGTCATGAAAGTTGAAGAGGCTATAGCGAAACAGATGCATCCCAAATCTGTCTTCATTCCATCTGTCGAGAAGAGTTTCGATGGGGAAGAGCCATTCTTGACTGATACTCCTTTCAACATCTTAACTACTGGCAAGAAACACAAATCATTCAATCCAGTGCCGGTCATCATCGGTCTTAACACGGTTGAAGGATTAATAAGTACTTTAGACTACAATACGATAACCAGCCAAATGGACCGAATAAAGAACGAAGATTACTCCGCTCTTGACCAACGCTCACTAATAGTGCCTAAGGATGAAATAGAAGAATTCAGGAACATTATGAAGGAAACTTACTTCACAAACGTAACTTCTGACGAAGCTTTAATAGGAGGACTTATTAATTGCAATTCAGACTTCTCTTACACCGGACCGATGTCTTTATTCTCTGAGCTGTATGCAAACTCGTCCGGTCTTCCAGTATATgagtttattttcaattacatagGGAACAGGAACTTGGGAAGACTGCTGACGAACAGTAGTCTGCCGGCGACTGCTAATCGGGATGAGCTGTTCTATATCTTCGAGCTGGAGAGACTGCCGCTTCCTATGGACGAGAATGATGCAAGGATAGTGACATTCATGACGATGATGTGGACCAACTTCGCCAAGTTCGG CTCCCCAACCCCGGACCCGGCCAGCGGCGAGTGGCTGCCGGCCCCCCACCACCTGGAGATCAACCTGGAGCCCCAATACGTGGCCCCCCTCACCCCCGACCGCGCGTACTTCTGGCGCGCCTTCTTCTATAAGTACGGGATGGGGAAAACCGGCGAGTGA